The sequence atgccagaATTGGAAACCCacaaaaagttaaaacaaaattttgattgGAATTCTTGGTTTGCAAGAAATGGTTTATTACTTATTTTTTGTCTGTTTTTTATCATTGGTTTTCCAGTTTTGACCAAAACAGATTAAAATATTTGTTCCTATGATGTCTTATTAAGTTCTATTTCGGAACCATTGGATCCTTGTTTAGATTTGAGTCAAGGAGGACCCAAATGTATTCCCTCACACAAACTCCCTCCTATAAATTAGGGACTGGAATTATTTTTTGCAAGATAAACAGATACTCCAGACACACACACCACAGCCATcagaagagagagggaggtgGTCAGAAAAGAATCTAACCCTATTTATTCTTCTTCACTGGATGAAAGCATGTAGCAACAATAAGTGAATGAATTGTTTTGTTGGGTCACCCCTgttttctccctttttttataaaaaaatctggTTCTGCTGCTGACATGGACGTGAATGTTTTTCCAACGCTTGTGTGTGGGTGGACTTGGGAGGAGAACAAGTTGTTCGAGCTGGCTTTGGCGGTGGTTGACGAAGAAGATCCGCAGCGCTGGGACGTAGTTGCATCCTTGTTCGGAGGGAAAAAGAGTGCAGAGGATGTCCAGAAACATTATGTCATTCTTTTGGAGGATTTGCAGGTCATAGAATCTGGTAAATTGGATCACAAACTCGGACAGCAGCCGCAGCAGAATTATGTTCAAGTGGATCATTGTACTCAATCCGTATGCTGGACTGACGAAACTAACAAGTATGTGAAATCTTTGTGGATTAAAGTCCTTGATTGCTGGAAAAAATGCTTTTATTTGCTTTTCATTCATTGGTTTTCACATGTAAATTGGACAGCTACTAGAACTTGTTCCTACCTTCCTGTTAGATAGCTAGTTTAGTAATGATCTTGTTTATTCAGTTCAATGGGatatttgagttttttttctGATGATTAGAAAATGTCGTGCAACAGTTTGCTGGTTCGGTTGGACTTGAATTAAATCTTTCCGGCAAATTGCTATCTGTTGAAGCTTTCTCGTTCAAGCGTGTACCCAAAATAGGATGAAGTGAAGCTGCTGATCATGCAAAGTGTATCAGTTTGAAAGCTCTGTCAGCAGCTTGTAAAATATTCACCCTTCACTTCTTGTAAAACACAAGTTCAGTGAAATGCAAGTCAGATAGATCGACACTCCAAACCCTGCATAGGCTACTCTTTTCTGATTCATCTCATATAATTTATAATCACTCACTTAGTTTCCAGCTActgataaatacatttaaaaatgATCTGCATCTTTACCTAGTGATCAATCCATCGACTTCGTCTTTGATGAGATTTCTGCTATGGAAAGAAGTCTGGGAACACAGCTCATTGTAGGAAATTGTATatgacatttatttatttatttgtttgcttttgttttgcGATGTGTTCTGTTTAAGATACATTTTCCTTTGTGAACAAGATTGCACCATAAATGACAACAACATTACTAAAAGAAACTATATTTGAATATTGGGACGACGGAAACAGAATTTACAATCAACTGAAAGATAGAGACAGTCATTTTATTCAGAAACCATAATTTTCTATGAACGCATTCTCAACCTCCAAACTTGTGCCGAGCAGAAAAGGTAACGAAGCCTGCAAACAGTCACTTGCATAGAGGCATTTATGGCATTGATTCACATAGCAATCAATTCAAAGTATATGAGTGGCTGATGACAAACAAGCAGTGAGCATCTGCCGATGAATGGCATATACCTAACAACGCAGTTACTGAGAGGGCCCTAAAGATTGTATAGGGTAATGATCCATTTTCAGACACGTAATATGTTATGTTGTCAGATAGTGAATCTACATTTAACCTCAATGATAAGGAATAAGTTAAAGAGGATGAGAAAAAGGAAGGAGAGGGAGGCAAAGCCAGGGAAGAGGCAGTGCATGAGTAGAGTCACAAGAGCTCTATTTTGCTCTTGAGAACTCCATCCATGCTCTACCTCTTCCCTGTCTTATTAACTCTCTTTCCGCATTACTCAAATACTTGAGAGTAAATTTCTAGTCTAACCAACATGTAATAATATATATACTTTTACCTCTTGGTTGGCATTTGAGACTGATATTTGCCTCATCTCCATCTGCTTCTTTCCAACTTGTGTGTGGGTATAATATTTGTCCCTTGCAGGTTTTTGTATATAAACCACATAGATATATAGTACACAAGACACATGTACTACCAAAACCCAGTTCAATCACCAGCATTACCTACCATGTACTACTAAGTATATGTACTAGTTGTAGCATTACAGTAGTACGTGCCTCTTTCTTCTGTCCTATCCTTTGTACTTCTACGTACTAACTAACTGGATTAATTGGAGGAGAAAGAAACAATGTCAAAGAGCTTTTCAAAAGATGAACGAATGAGGTACAAGTGACAACATGTACTACACTCCCTCCTTCTTGTACTCACAACCCCATCATCACTAATACCACTCTTAATAAATTATTACAAAAAAGAGACAAAATTAGTAAAATCACATTTAGAGTAGTTCGTTATTcactttgttaatttcttttggggtttttttttaactgataccattttgttttttgtttttgtttcacttttttaaaaaattgaaaaactaaaaTATATGGAAAGGGCCCACAACAATTGACAAATATGGTTGCATTGCATGTGACGATTGAGCTACCTTCATCACCAAACTCATCTAAACCCCACCACCACACCAGATTGATGTTTGCCTTGCCTGTTTATCTGCAGAAGCCTCTTGTTTTTTCACTCTTTGTTTTTAACTAAAATTGTCGAGTTTATTTTTTGGGTAATGCAAGATTTTGTTGCCTACAGATCAAACTCCAAGAGATAAACATTACGTAACCGATTGACATTTTGGCAAAACTTCCATAAAAGGTTAGGAATAGCTTCTTTAACATCTCAATAAACATCATGAGTGTGTAAAAGTAAAACTTCGTTACAAAAAGATAACCAGACACTTGAGCCAATTTCTGAATTTCTTCCCCTTCACCAGACCCTTGTCTAAGATGTCTAACGACACGAACAAACAATGTAAACCAACTCCCTGATTCCTCCAAACCCAAGACGAATTCTAGAACCTCTACAAAACAAACTCAATAAACCAAAAACTCTTACACATCATTCAGAATCAGAATCTGGATCCACAATATCAGGAAATGAATCCACATCTGAATCAGTGCCCAGTTCATATGCGATTCCCTTGCCCTTCTCAGGATTTGAAGCAGACGCCGAATTACTCTCTCTGCCAAGAAACCCATCACCCTTAGCCACCACCACATCATGGCTTGTAACCGTAGTGCTACCTGCTTGATCTGATGGACCATTTCCCAGAAAAACCCTCCCAAAGACTTCCTCAACAACTGTAGTTCGAGACACTGAGGCACCTTTTGAAGACAGATCATTCTCAAGTTGCATTGCGGATTCTTGAAATTGGCAGGATTCAACCATATTTTCAGCCCCATTGACTCTCATCTCCACATCCTTAATGGGTACTTCAAGCTCCCGTGCACTTCCTCCTAGAGTCTCTTTACCAAATGAACCATCTACAGAAAGTTTTTTATCCCGATGAATTGTTAGAGCTTTGGATGGCTCTCCAGCCTGCATAGTCTTGTCTAGGTCACTCCTCGGTGCTTCCATTTCTTTACCAGTTGCAAGCCAGCTATTATATAGGTCGTCACAATCTGAATCAGAAGCATCATACACCATTCCCTGTAAGTCACTTGAAAACGGTGTTCGGTGCTTTACACTACTAGGGTACATGTTTTCTGGGAGCTTGTGGCTAACTCCATCAGAGAAACTTGATAGTGGGAGTGCCCTGGGATGTATAAGGACCTCCAAAGTCAAAAGAGCATGAGCACAAAATCCAGCAACTTTGGTTCCAGTTGCTTGCTTGCCTGCAGAAAACCACTTTCATGTGTTTACAATAATTGAGGAAATACACACAAGAAATACAAAATTCATCTATAGTCGTTTCACTCATGCATATTGCATAAAAGTATATTATTCTAATTAAAGTAAAATTATTGAGATGGTTATTATCATTTCATTACGTGTCTGTTTCTTTTTCGGAAAGATGTATCATGCTTGTCATTGAGTTTTTAATTTGTAGATTCAGACCATAGTCACAGTCTCTTACTCCGTCAGGAGTTTTCCCTAACAAGGAATTAAATGTTATTAAAGAGGTGCAATTCCTTCCTGGACATCAGTAATTAGTTGTAATACATGTCTATTTGTTGTTGATACATCCATGAGATAATCAAAATGAAAAACGAGatttcacttattttttaagGAATTACCTCTACGGAAAAGATCAAGACCCTCAGCTAAATAAGGGGGGCGGACACAAGAAGAAAGTAATGATGCCAAAAGTGCTCGTAGAGCAGCAAGCTGAAAATCACCCCAAATATCAACAGGTTCATTCGGCTGGTAAATGTTTTTGTTATTACCAGCCTGTCCCCCTTTCATAGAATTTGTAGCTATGTTCATCAGAAGAAAATCAACATCAGATCGCCATCCTTCAGATTTCAATACACCACCCTGAGCAAAAGAAATAGAACCTCTTACTCATTAGTAGACCTTTGAGATCAGAAAGAATGATCCACAAGCATTTTAAGTTTTACATACACAAGTAGATGGGAACACAtgaataccaaaaaaaaaaatgaactcaACAAAATCAGCAAGGTGGGGGGATGATTACATAGTTGCTAAAATTAAGATTTGAAGACTCCATTTTGAAATCTAGGATCCAACAGTCAAGCATCACTAGTCTTCTACTTGTGCAAGAGGGACTTTACTATTTTATGTTTACATTAACTATTTACCGACCTGATCCAAGACCTTGGGTTGACATAAATATCATACACAAAGATGCAACATTCTATTGAAGGACATACGGAGTACACTCTCTCCACAAAAgggaaaaggaaggaaaaaaaggcATGGACTACACATACCACAGTGACAAGAGCTTCTAAGGCCTCAAGTGCAGCGATTCTCACAGGAATAGGAGATAACGTATGGTTCTTGGGGTTCCCCTCTTCCAAACTACCAGTCTTACGCCACTCAAGAGATCTGCTTGAAGCTCCATGCTTCCTCTTTCTATGGCTAGATTGCGGTGTTTGAAGCAATGCTTCAGTAGAAGGCTTTGATGAGATTCCACTAGAAGGTGCACCACCACTTTCATTCACAATGGGATTCAGATCAATCAATGCGTTGTTAGCAACTTCCCGTGCCAGGCTTACTGTCATCCCTGATAAGCATAAAGTTCCCAattaacaaaaccaaaaaatgaTTTCCAGAAGAAAGGCACTAAATGGCAACGAAAATAAAGGGTATTGGGAGAAAGCTTTATGCAGATTTCCTAAACACCAGCTATCTTAAACAAATGAGGATCATGGACTGAAGCATCACAAGACCATGGCAATATATCAGAAGTATAGAACACAGTTGAAGGGTGGTTACTTACTGAATTTGACTTTTCAATGCAAATTCAGGATGGAAGTAGCCATCTCTCGCACAAGATAGCAAGATCAATGCATAAACTTTATTTCTAGATTTTCTCAAAGGAATGGCTTTGTTTAGTAATAAGGCTACACGGATTAGTTCCCTTCTAGAGGGATTAGGCTTTCTGTAGTGGTCAACATATCTTGCTCCATCCCTATGTAATGTGACTGTATTTAACAGGCATGTTTCTATTCAGCAGGACAAAATCTAGAATAAATATATTTTCTGAAATTACTGCATACCAACACCCATGGATATCAGCAACATTCTTGTGATTAAGTAAACCTTTATCCTCAATTCTGGCAATGCACATCTCTTTAAATACACTGAAAGCAGATGCACTAAATAAGCAGCATGTGGTAAAAGTTGACTGCAAGGAAGACAACAAGATTATCAGAAAGTTAGCATTCTAACTACTCAAGAACTAGGAAACAAACTAAAGAAGGAAATATCTCTAAGACGTATAATAGCTGAGAGAAATAGAGCCTAAAAGAAGCATCTCTAGCATTCCTAAGTTCAGAAGGACTTGGCATATTGAACTCACATTGTAATTGGGATATCAAGTAAGCATCCCCCCATATATCACAAGTTCAAGAATCAAGGTTTCACCTATTACCCAAACGTTCTACGGAACAAAACTTTATGTTGTTCTAAGATATTCATTGACGAATGCCACTAGAGAGAATTTATTATATTTCAAGCTTTTACATCAATAAATTGTCAGCTCAAAGGAAAAACCATTTGTTCTCTCAttgttttgggggggggggggggttggggTGGGTGGGTTATGCAATTAGACAGAAAATGAGAGTTAGATTATCCACATGCACAATATCGGGCAAAAGCCAACAATAGCAGGTCCCTGTTAACAAAATTTCCAGGTAAGTATTCAACTATGTCGAAGTTAAAACCCATaccaaaaaataacaattaaatgGGCAACCTTCAAATTATATCAGTAAGACACATCTGGTAAATAATGGAGGAAGACGTTCTAGATTACCTGCGCACACCCTCTATAATAGCAGTGAGGAATTCTAAACCATACAGGTGCAGAAGTGGTAGTTCCGAACAAATGAACTCTTGCTGTGTGGCAGTCATAAAGGGAAGCAGAGATTGTGGCAGGGAACCATCCATAATCAGCACTCTCTCAATAAGGGCAAATAAGGACCGAATAGGAACAGTCACCTATTAGTACAAATACATTAGATACTTGTGGACTATCAAATTCATTTACATTGTGCATAAGACATGGAAAGATAAGTGGAACCTATGGAAAATATTATAGTGACATTCAGTtatctgtttttcttttttcctctttttcatAGAAACCCACCTGAACAGGGTACGAAGTTGTTATCATTGTAGAGCAGCAAACCATCAGTGCAGAGATACTGGACATTGTCAAACGCTGAGAactctttcttccctttgttgaATCTTTTCCTGACACTCTACTTCCTCCCAACTGAGGAGGGGGTTCTTTCCCTGGGGGAACCAAAAATCTAATAATTGCATGGCGTTTTGTTTCTACAATACAAATTAATACGAATATCAGTTATTTAGCTAAACGCCAACACCAacaccaacataaaaattatcaaTAATAGTATCATAACTGTACCTTCCTCAAACCCATGAAAAACATCATTCAGGTGACCATTAATCAACAATAAAATCTTTTGAATCATTAAGGACCAGCTATCCTCATCCCCTCTTGACTTTGGTAGTAATGCCAGACAGTAAGCAAGTTTCTGAACGTTGAAACCAGACAGAAGTTATTGCAGATGCCATAATTTGGTTCATTACTAATCACTATTGTGCCAGAATATTAACACTACATTTTCCTACATAATTTGGTCCAAGCAAACAGGACTTTACCTTCAGCATATTATCACTTCCTTTTCCTGACAAAATTGTTGAAGCAATAACATCTTCAACCTGCATGAACGTACATTTAGAATTCTTTAGCAAGCAAGGTCTAGTGTTTAGGCGAGAAAGTCATTTCTGGTGTTTGTCCAATTAACATGGGGTCCTGAGAGGAGGGATTTAATGTTCTTGAGCATTCTTTTGAACAACAAGAAAATCTTCTAGGTTTTTCATGTAAAGCGGATCAAATAAGGTTTACCTCTATGGTATCATTAACCAGGCTTAACATACTTATGGTATTATGAATATGCCTCTAGAACAATTCATGAGGACATATGTCTAGCCAACCATTATTAGGTTTCTATGCATTACCTACAATGAGATAGTATGACCCTCTAGGGCCTCTACAATGAGGTACTAAAGCAgtattaatatcatttttcagCTTCTAGCAGGCCACATCTCACAAAGAGAAGTTGTGTCTTTATCGCAAGGTGTAGTTGATAATTTTGTAACTTAACGTTGACAACTTAGAACTGATTATGCCCACACAATAAGAAATTAGATAGTTGTCTGATCCAATTTGGTATTTTCGGCATTTGATTGCTTTAATAAAAGGCAAACAAGTCTCAATAACTGgaataatacaaataaactgCCATCCACCAAAAAGAAACTTATTTGATAATATTTACTGTACTTCGCTGTATACAAACCCAGTAATGGAAATTCTGCAATGGAGGACAAGGAACTTACACTGTCATAATGACGATTGATGCTCAATGGAAAGAAAGATATAATTGTGCATAACAATTGAACTGCTCCTTCCTGCATGTAACATGAAAACCATATCATACATAACTAAcatcaatttaattaaaaagaataATATTATCTTACTGTATTATATATTCTACTTTAGACAAATGTAATACATTCACAAGGCTATACTAGGAAAGATAAGTCTGCAAAAACCGTGATAAGCCTACTTCTTAAAGTAATTTTCCAAAATCAATCTTTGACACCTGTAAATGAAACTTATTGGATTCATGATGCTATTTTAGCAACGAATACTGACTATACACCAGTGTTTTAAAACAGGCACGCCTAGGCGGCTTTGGAGGTGGGACGATGATGAAAACACCTCTGCCCAGTAAAAGTAAGCTTAAACTCACCTAGACGTGGTCGAGGCGCGCTTGAGGAGTTccactggtttttttttttaataaaaaaaaaactacccaAACCCAAAATTGCGTCATTTGAGCAGggtttttttaatcaaaaccaAATGACTGTGAGTTAAACTTGTTTGTGGCTTCTGCAATTTTGAATGAcaatggatatttgttttacaaagtagtaaatattaataattagGTCCCGTGAGGCTCTCGCCTCAAGCATCAAGGCTTTCGCCTAGGCAGGGCTATCCATGAAACGCCTTAGCTTTGCCTTCGCCTTTTGAATCATTGCTATACACCAGTAAAACTAATAATATCGAAACATTGCATGACTACAGCTTTGGCCAGCTTGGCCTCCACTTCTGGTTTTTAATTAAGAACATCCAAATTTGCAAATACATGACTAAGGACGTTGCCTTACAACTGCCTTCAATGATGGTCTCTATTTATTCAAAAATtcattgaagaaaaaattggcCAGAAAGAAAACGCTTCTTTCACAGTTATATAACATTAGTAATATATTGTTAAACACAAGATTAAGTAGCTTACCCAAACAACCTCCGAATGATCATCATCTAACAACTTCAAAAGTGGTTGAATAACTTGTTGAACAAGTTTCCCGGCATGTGCAGTTCCATCCCTTTTTGCATTTAGAGATCCACccaacctaaaaaaaaaaaaaaaaaaaaaaggaaaatagctTCACACTTGAGGACTTGCAGAGTACTAATTTATATAGCCTTCAAATACAATGGATAAGGAATATAAATTCCAGGACAGAATTGCTGATGTCATTTATCAACATTAAATCTTAACTTGGTATTATAGCAAGATGACAGATATGAGTAGCAATGAAAATTCGAGGAATTGCTTCAGATATAATATACAACCTTGTGATGAGATCTGACATCGAGGCACAAGAGACCACCTTCACAAATTGAGAAGTTGTAGACTGCTAAATGAAACACAGAATAAGATTTAAGTTAAAGATGCTTAAGAGGGTGAAAGAGGAATAGTTCATTTATTATTCAGTTTACTCGCAACAAAACCAAAAGTTCAAAGGACAGAATCCACGACAGAATCTAAACCTATATAAATGCAGTCTGAGCTATatcaaaactccaaaaacaaatcacaacAGAGGATCATGTGATCCGAAAGGACAGAGTGCAAAGAATGAAATGCTTAGGCAGCCACCCAAAAATATCTAAGAAACATATAATATAATCCCAAACCTTAGTATTTTATAGATCGTTAGGATATTAGGATTAATGTAATTTATGTCTGGCATCTCTTTGTctttataattaattaagatcTATAATTCAAAAATGAGCCAAAATTGTGAGCGTGGTCTTGCTACATCAGCAGTCCTGTGAATTCTTAGATATTGATTGATGAACATGAGAATAATTTGTTTAGTAAGGGCATGGAAGCCAAGTGGAGCGCAATTGGGCACCAGGGCCACGTTTATCATTGCAACCTTACCATCAATATAAGTGCACCATAGTTTTCCTTAAAGTAGCCGGAGGTCTCATGTGTTAATCAATAATATTAATATTCATAGGAAGACTAACAAACCTAATATTGTGTTTGTTCAGGTGAATCAAAACCACAGTTGGCAATGCATTTGACTTGTTATTGTAAAAGCAATGTTTTCTCCAATGAAAACAAGTATAACTACCACATAatgaatgtttaatttaaataagcATTCATCTCGGTACCTGAATATGTGATAGGAATATCTGGAACCAACCGGAGTATGATTCCATGAACCGCTCAGAGCTGCATTCCCGACAAGTCACCCCCATCAAACAAATTCCTTCCCAACATTTATCTGGCTACAACAGAAAGTGATCAAAAGAATTCACAAGGAAGACAAAGAAAACTCTCGGTAGAATGAAAACAGATAGTTCTTTCTTTGCCTCGTCGTAACATGGTGTAAAACTGTTACTTATGCCTCTAGTTGCAACTACTAATATAAAAGATGACTCATCCCACGACAATTTTACCGGTTTGGCTTCCTCCATAAAGTGGAACTCAGGGTGCATTTTGCTAGCCTACCATTGACAGCTAAAACTGAAAGTTTGACATTCAAAATGAACATAATGGACTTTCCTATAGTACTAAACCCAATTGTTTCAGTAGActaaagaaaatcaaatttatagttttcaaaaataataaacaaacaagtCAGTTCAGATAAACTGAACTGTAAAAAGCTCGTTTGTACATACCATATCACTAGAAACAAGCTGCGCCAAGCGACGGACCCAGGAATCAGTAGCGGATTTCCAAGTAGTGATTAGCTTTTGGTCAGTCATATCTTGTGCAGACTCACAAAGGAGGTTGTGGGTTTTGATCGCGTAGACTACCTTCGACAGCTCCAACGGACTCCCAGACGGGTGTTTATCATCAGGGAGGTCTCTTACGAGCGTTTGCAACAGACGAGGTCTTAGAGCAACATCGTACATGTCCTTGACATGGTCAAAGGCCGCCATTGGAGCCCAAGCTTAAGCTCTGAAATAGAAAGGGAAAAACAGAGGGCCTTAGGGTTTATGAATTTGGTAGTTAAACCCTAATGGGAGGAGCTTTAGGCTATGTTACAGTTCAAAACTCTACCCAAGTCAATAGCTTTCAGTGTTAGGAAATTTCCTACATTGCTTCCCTTCCCAAAAGTCCTAAATAGTTCTCTGCAActctttcttcctcctcctccagtCCAGAGAATGCCATAAATGGTTAACTCTCAAAGAaatacccaaatttacactcTGCAGAATAGGAAGGGAAAAAAGGGAAATCCAGAAGAAACTTACCAAATAGCCGAGCAGGGTTCttggagaaggagagggaggtcTGCAACAATGACTGTTAAGACTGATCGAGGAAAATGTTTGGGAGAAAGACGGAGAGCTGCGTATGCAACGACACGTGAAGAACAAGAGTGTTGGGGGAGCCGCAAGTTTGGGGGCGCCAAGCCAACTATGGGATAAACTTGCGTTCGGATGGGCTTTAGATCCTTTTGGACAACAGCCCAGTCAGCCccagtttggggttgaggtgattttaaaaaaagctcgtatgaaaaaaagctgagagtgtttttggtgtttggtaaacttaaaaaaaaaggcttattttggaagctgctgtgagaataagctgaaatcaaaggaaaaagctgaagctgcaatttgtagctttggaaaactggctttttttcaaagcacacagaactacagtgctcctttaatgaaaagacccactatcagactgttttttttttcaaaagcacttttacaaaaaagtttaccaaacactctgctgatttatttcacagccgcttattctcacaacacagccgcttattctcacatcagttttttttcaaagcagag is a genomic window of Malus domestica chromosome 09, GDT2T_hap1 containing:
- the LOC114827074 gene encoding uncharacterized protein isoform X3, giving the protein MGVTCRECSSERFMESYSGWFQIFLSHIQQSTTSQFVKVVSCASMSDLITRLGGSLNAKRDGTAHAGKLVQQVIQPLLKLLDDDHSEVVWEGAVQLLCTIISFFPLSINRHYDSVEDVIASTILSGKGSDNMLKKLAYCLALLPKSRGDEDSWSLMIQKILLLINGHLNDVFHGFEEETKRHAIIRFLVPPGKEPPPQLGGSRVSGKDSTKGRKSSQRLTMSSISALMVCCSTMITTSYPVQVTVPIRSLFALIERVLIMDGSLPQSLLPFMTATQQEFICSELPLLHLYGLEFLTAIIEGVRSQLLPHAAYLVHLLSVYLKRCALPELRIKVYLITRMLLISMGVGMTVSLAREVANNALIDLNPIVNESGGAPSSGISSKPSTEALLQTPQSSHRKRKHGASSRSLEWRKTGSLEEGNPKNHTLSPIPVRIAALEALEALVTVGGVLKSEGWRSDVDFLLMNIATNSMKGGQAGNNKNIYQPNEPVDIWGDFQLAALRALLASLLSSCVRPPYLAEGLDLFRRGKQATGTKVAGFCAHALLTLEVLIHPRALPLSSFSDGVSHKLPENMYPSSVKHRTPFSSDLQGMVYDASDSDCDDLYNSWLATGKEMEAPRSDLDKTMQAGEPSKALTIHRDKKLSVDGSFGKETLGGSARELEVPIKDVEMRVNGAENMVESCQFQESAMQLENDLSSKGASVSRTTVVEEVFGRVFLGNGPSDQAGSTTVTSHDVVVAKGDGFLGRESNSASASNPEKGKGIAYELGTDSDVDSFPDIVDPDSDSE
- the LOC114827074 gene encoding uncharacterized protein isoform X4, with product MGVTCRECSSERFMESYSGWFQIFLSHIQSTTSQFVKVVSCASMSDLITRLGGSLNAKRDGTAHAGKLVQQVIQPLLKLLDDDHSEVVWEGAVQLLCTIISFFPLSINRHYDSVEDVIASTILSGKGSDNMLKKLAYCLALLPKSRGDEDSWSLMIQKILLLINGHLNDVFHGFEEETKRHAIIRFLVPPGKEPPPQLGGSRVSGKDSTKGRKSSQRLTMSSISALMVCCSTMITTSYPVQVTVPIRSLFALIERVLIMDGSLPQSLLPFMTATQQEFICSELPLLHLYGLEFLTAIIEGVRSQLLPHAAYLVHLLSVYLKRCALPELRIKVYLITRMLLISMGVGMTVSLAREVANNALIDLNPIVNESGGAPSSGISSKPSTEALLQTPQSSHRKRKHGASSRSLEWRKTGSLEEGNPKNHTLSPIPVRIAALEALEALVTVGGVLKSEGWRSDVDFLLMNIATNSMKGGQAGNNKNIYQPNEPVDIWGDFQLAALRALLASLLSSCVRPPYLAEGLDLFRRGKQATGTKVAGFCAHALLTLEVLIHPRALPLSSFSDGVSHKLPENMYPSSVKHRTPFSSDLQGMVYDASDSDCDDLYNSWLATGKEMEAPRSDLDKTMQAGEPSKALTIHRDKKLSVDGSFGKETLGGSARELEVPIKDVEMRVNGAENMVESCQFQESAMQLENDLSSKGASVSRTTVVEEVFGRVFLGNGPSDQAGSTTVTSHDVVVAKGDGFLGRESNSASASNPEKGKGIAYELGTDSDVDSFPDIVDPDSDSE
- the LOC114827074 gene encoding uncharacterized protein isoform X1 — translated: MAAFDHVKDMYDVALRPRLLQTLVRDLPDDKHPSGSPLELSKVVYAIKTHNLLCESAQDMTDQKLITTWKSATDSWVRRLAQLVSSDMPDKCWEGICLMGVTCRECSSERFMESYSGWFQIFLSHIQQSTTSQFVKVVSCASMSDLITRLGGSLNAKRDGTAHAGKLVQQVIQPLLKLLDDDHSEVVWEGAVQLLCTIISFFPLSINRHYDSVEDVIASTILSGKGSDNMLKKLAYCLALLPKSRGDEDSWSLMIQKILLLINGHLNDVFHGFEEETKRHAIIRFLVPPGKEPPPQLGGSRVSGKDSTKGRKSSQRLTMSSISALMVCCSTMITTSYPVQVTVPIRSLFALIERVLIMDGSLPQSLLPFMTATQQEFICSELPLLHLYGLEFLTAIIEGVRSQLLPHAAYLVHLLSVYLKRCALPELRIKVYLITRMLLISMGVGMTVSLAREVANNALIDLNPIVNESGGAPSSGISSKPSTEALLQTPQSSHRKRKHGASSRSLEWRKTGSLEEGNPKNHTLSPIPVRIAALEALEALVTVGGVLKSEGWRSDVDFLLMNIATNSMKGGQAGNNKNIYQPNEPVDIWGDFQLAALRALLASLLSSCVRPPYLAEGLDLFRRGKQATGTKVAGFCAHALLTLEVLIHPRALPLSSFSDGVSHKLPENMYPSSVKHRTPFSSDLQGMVYDASDSDCDDLYNSWLATGKEMEAPRSDLDKTMQAGEPSKALTIHRDKKLSVDGSFGKETLGGSARELEVPIKDVEMRVNGAENMVESCQFQESAMQLENDLSSKGASVSRTTVVEEVFGRVFLGNGPSDQAGSTTVTSHDVVVAKGDGFLGRESNSASASNPEKGKGIAYELGTDSDVDSFPDIVDPDSDSE
- the LOC114827074 gene encoding uncharacterized protein isoform X2: MAAFDHVKDMYDVALRPRLLQTLVRDLPDDKHPSGSPLELSKVVYAIKTHNLLCESAQDMTDQKLITTWKSATDSWVRRLAQLVSSDMPDKCWEGICLMGVTCRECSSERFMESYSGWFQIFLSHIQSTTSQFVKVVSCASMSDLITRLGGSLNAKRDGTAHAGKLVQQVIQPLLKLLDDDHSEVVWEGAVQLLCTIISFFPLSINRHYDSVEDVIASTILSGKGSDNMLKKLAYCLALLPKSRGDEDSWSLMIQKILLLINGHLNDVFHGFEEETKRHAIIRFLVPPGKEPPPQLGGSRVSGKDSTKGRKSSQRLTMSSISALMVCCSTMITTSYPVQVTVPIRSLFALIERVLIMDGSLPQSLLPFMTATQQEFICSELPLLHLYGLEFLTAIIEGVRSQLLPHAAYLVHLLSVYLKRCALPELRIKVYLITRMLLISMGVGMTVSLAREVANNALIDLNPIVNESGGAPSSGISSKPSTEALLQTPQSSHRKRKHGASSRSLEWRKTGSLEEGNPKNHTLSPIPVRIAALEALEALVTVGGVLKSEGWRSDVDFLLMNIATNSMKGGQAGNNKNIYQPNEPVDIWGDFQLAALRALLASLLSSCVRPPYLAEGLDLFRRGKQATGTKVAGFCAHALLTLEVLIHPRALPLSSFSDGVSHKLPENMYPSSVKHRTPFSSDLQGMVYDASDSDCDDLYNSWLATGKEMEAPRSDLDKTMQAGEPSKALTIHRDKKLSVDGSFGKETLGGSARELEVPIKDVEMRVNGAENMVESCQFQESAMQLENDLSSKGASVSRTTVVEEVFGRVFLGNGPSDQAGSTTVTSHDVVVAKGDGFLGRESNSASASNPEKGKGIAYELGTDSDVDSFPDIVDPDSDSE